Proteins from a single region of Leucoraja erinacea ecotype New England chromosome 25, Leri_hhj_1, whole genome shotgun sequence:
- the LOC129709348 gene encoding calcium-binding protein 7-like, whose product MVMYCVLGDGQVDFEEFVTLLGPKLSSAAIPEKFHGTEFDNVFWKCDMQRMTVDELKRLLYEAFCEHLSMKDIENIIMTEEASHVENPDECPVDIDTCSTQQIKQTCVRKSLICAFAIAFIISVMLIAANQVLRSGMK is encoded by the exons ATGGTGATGTATTGTGTTCTAGGCGATGGACAGGTGGACTTTGAAGAGTTTGTGACACTGCTGGGACCCAAACTCTCATCCGCAGCAATCCCAGAGAAATTTCACGGGACTGAGTTTGATAATGTTTTTTGGAAG TGTGATATGCAGAGAATGACAGTGGATGAGCTAAAGAGACTCCTTTACGAGGCATTTTGTGAACATTTGTCAATGAAAGACATAGAAAATATCATCATGACAGAAGAGGCAAGCCATGTGGAGAACCCAGATGAATGTCCAGTTGACATTGACA CATGTTCCACACAGCAAATCAAACAGACCTGTGTCAGGAAGAGTCTCATCTGTGCGTTCGCTATAGCTTTCATTATCAGTGTGATGCTTATAGCAGCGAATCAGGTGCTGAGAAGTGGGATGAAATGA